Below is a genomic region from Catenuloplanes atrovinosus.
ACCGCGAACGCCTCGCTGTGCAGCAGGTGGTAGTGCCCGCGGCCGAACAGCACCACGATCCACACCGACACGACCGTGAACGCCAGGAACGCGAAGCCGTACCGGCTGTACGGCCCGGTCACCGGCGCCACCCCGGTGATCAGCGCGGCGAGCGGCGCCAGCAGGTACAGCACCCGCATCGGCCCCTGCAGGTGCGTGATCATTGCGCTGAAGTAGTTGAGCCGTTGCCAGCCGGTCAGCCCGCGCACGCGCAGCGGCGAGTCCGGGTGCCGGAACAGCAGGCGCAGGCTGCCCGCGGCCCACCGCCGCCGGGTGCGGTAGTACTCGCGCAGGTTCTCCACCTCCAGGCCGTACGCCAGCGGCTCGCGCAGGTACACCGACCTCCAGCCGCGGGCGTGGATGCGCAGCGAGGTGTGGATGTCCTCGGTGGGCGTGTCCGGCGCGAACCCGTCCGTGGAGTCCAGCGCGGCGCGGCGCAGGATCGCGGACGTTCCGGTGTAGATCGCGCTGTTGGTGTAGTTCTTGGTCGGCTGGATGCCGCCGTAGAACATGCCCTGCTCGTGCCAGCCGCCGCGCCGGTACGTGAACGACTCCTGGTTGTAGAAGCTCTGCGGCGACTGCACGAACCCGACCCGCGGATCGTCGAAGTACCCGATGGTCCGCTCGATGAACTCCGGCAGCGGGATGTGGTCCGCGTCCAGCGTGACCACGAACTCCGCGTCCGTGAAGCGCAGCCCGTTGTTGAGGTTGCCGGCCTTGGCACCCTCGTTCGTGGTCCGGGCCACGTAGCGGGCGCCGTGCCGCGCGGCCATCTCGCGCACCTCCGGCCGGTCGCCGTCGTCGAGCACCAGCACGTTCCGCACGCCGCGCACCCGGACCGCGCCGATCACGGTCGGTTCCAGCACCAGCGGCGGCTCGTTCGCGGTCGGGATCAGGATGTCGACGGTGCTGACGACCTCCGGGACGGTACGGGGTTCGGCGCTGGCCGCGCGGCGCAGCGTGAGCATGAAGCACACCGAGGTGAGCACGCCGAACAGCTCGATCAGCCAGGCGACCGGGCCGTACCAGACGGTCCAGTCGACGACCGCGGTCCGCCACACGGCGAACGCGGCGGCGAGCGCGAGGAACGTCCAGAACAGCGCCGGGAACCAGCGCGGGTCACGGTGGACGATCACGAAGGGTCCTCCTCGATCACGGTACGGGCGACCCGGCGCGCCTCCGCGCGCACCGGGTCCAGGAAGCGCGGGCTCAGCCGCAGCACCGCCGGCAGCAGCCGCGCCTC
It encodes:
- a CDS encoding glycosyltransferase, which translates into the protein MIVHRDPRWFPALFWTFLALAAAFAVWRTAVVDWTVWYGPVAWLIELFGVLTSVCFMLTLRRAASAEPRTVPEVVSTVDILIPTANEPPLVLEPTVIGAVRVRGVRNVLVLDDGDRPEVREMAARHGARYVARTTNEGAKAGNLNNGLRFTDAEFVVTLDADHIPLPEFIERTIGYFDDPRVGFVQSPQSFYNQESFTYRRGGWHEQGMFYGGIQPTKNYTNSAIYTGTSAILRRAALDSTDGFAPDTPTEDIHTSLRIHARGWRSVYLREPLAYGLEVENLREYYRTRRRWAAGSLRLLFRHPDSPLRVRGLTGWQRLNYFSAMITHLQGPMRVLYLLAPLAALITGVAPVTGPYSRYGFAFLAFTVVSVWIVVLFGRGHYHLLHSEAFAVADTVPMISALKAIAGNERKFGVTVKRTDRASSTGLKNIYRLYALANLAVLTLAVVRLAQGEHVAIAAWAGAFVALSTGYAFAFLISMERYERAPGAPWYASLTPEQLYAAVVARPLVTA